From the genome of Nitrospirae bacterium YQR-1:
GAAGTTGTTATCAAAATAATTATCAGCCGGTTACTTTCTTTATAAACACTTCAGTAGCTTTTAAAGCTGCTTTGACCATATCTGTCTCGTGTATTAAGCCCCTATAGTACCCTGCTATGTGAAGTGTGTCGTAGAGATAATCAAATTCCCTCATCAGCTTGCCGTTGTTTACGGATAACTCCTTTCTTAAAACTTCCCTGTAAGCCTCTGCTGACTTAGGAAGCTTCTTTTTAATCAACCCCCTCTTAATTAAAGCCTCATCTATGGCCTCCAGTAGCGCTAAATAGGCCGTGCTGAACGCCTCTCTTACAGGCTTAATGTCTGTATAAAAGTTATCATCTATCGGCGATTGACTCAGCAATTCCTTTGCATTGGCCAAATACCTTAAAGCCTCTCCTTGTGTGTGCGTTGTTGCTCTATGTGCCATTTTTTCAGTCCTTAACAGATTGTAGTGTTTTTTTGCTATCTCTTATAAAACGGTTAAGCTCCGTTTCCTCAATATACACCTTTCTTTCTGATAACGTAACGGACATAAGCCTACCCTCTTTGATCCATTTCCAAAGAGTTGACCTTGAGATATTCAAATTCTTTCTTACCTCAGATAACGGTATAAGCTTTTCCACAATTCTATCATATTAAGTCCATTAATGTTTGTCAATGCTTTTTATTAGAAAATAGGTATTGACATGTCGCACATAATAGACGCAAATAAAGCTATTATACTGTATAGCACAACTTATGGAGGTGTAAAAATGTCAAAACGTGTACCTTAATTTCACTTAAAAGTGGGCTTGACAATAGGGGCTACTATCGTCGACAAGCAGAGAAAACTTGTACAAATTCCAATGGATATATACCAAAAATCTATGTCCGATTAAATCGTAGCTACTCCATAATAAGCAATGCGGTAAGGAAAAGCCTACCGGCAGCATCTGACTCTGAATCGTGAGCCTGGCAGACCGTCATCCAAATAATCCGTGCCGCTGCATATCTCATTCAGAGCTCTGTCGGCCTTTTCGGTTTTGTTATAGTACAAATAGCATGTTCCATTGGTTTTGTCGGCTAATGCCGGGTTAAAGTAGCCACCTTCTTTTTCCAGTACATATTTATAAAATCGCACATATGTAAAAAACTCGTCGTTAATCAGAGTCAGTTTTTTAGGATTATAGTCAATTCCCTTTTTGTAAGCATACTTAAACCCATATCCTATGAAAGCCTCTACAGTTTTAGGCGGATAAACATAAAAATACAAGTAAAGAAAAACAGCAGCCTGAAGAATTAGTGTGATAAACACTGAAGGGGATAGAAATCTTACAGCCTTATAGTGTTTCAACTCATCAAAGGCATAAGCGGACAGTATCAACATAAAGAGCGCAATAAGGAGACCCCTTAAGGACTGAGGGCATTCAAAGGTCAAAGCACCGGCAACTGGTGATATGACAAGAAAGGCTGCTAACAGTCTGACAAATTTGTTTTCAAAAACATGCCTTTTTCTGAGAGCAAGGTAAATCCAAAAAATGAAAAGAGCAAATACCGTTACATACATCAGGCCAAAGTTTCCGATTCCAAGCCTGAGATTAACATCCCCTTTGGTAAGCAGGTATTCAGGGCTGAAAAATGAAATATAATTTTTAATAAAGAGCAGTGTTTTTTCAAAGAAAGATAAGCCCGGATCGTAGAGGTAAGTGGTTTCTTTAAATCTGACTGTAAGAGCGTCAGGATTTCTTTTAACAAAAACAGCATACGGTATCAGCGATATTAGAAACGAAAGAACAAAGGAAATGTTTCGTAAAAGATATCGCCGGCGTCTATAGATAAAAACAACTGCAACAGCCATAGGAAATGCAATGAGTCTTGAGCTCGTGTAAGAATATACGGAAAGCCCCAAAAAAAAGCCTGCAACAATTGCAAAGAACAAATTACTTGAGTTGATGAGAAAATCCTCTTCATAGGTTTTATATATAAAAAACAATAAAAGCGTAATAACAGTTAACTGTGAAACAGCCTCAAAAGCTATTCTTGAAATGATAAAAAACCACGGAAGCGTGCCGGCACTTATGAGGGCATATAGCAGGATTTTTTTGTTGTCCGGGAAAATCCTCTTAATTAAAAAGAAAAACACCAATAAAAATATTGAAAAAAATAAGAAGCTGGTAAATCTGAGGTAAAACTCAGAAAATCCATGTACTTTGAACACTATTGCATTAACGTATATATACAGAGGATTTTTGTACTCACCGAATGCTCTGAAAAACAAAGGATATGGTATTTTGTATTCGTCAAAGCCATGTTT
Proteins encoded in this window:
- a CDS encoding helix-turn-helix domain-containing protein, whose translation is MEKLIPLSEVRKNLNISRSTLWKWIKEGRLMSVTLSERKVYIEETELNRFIRDSKKTLQSVKD
- a CDS encoding DUF5618 family protein, producing MAHRATTHTQGEALRYLANAKELLSQSPIDDNFYTDIKPVREAFSTAYLALLEAIDEALIKRGLIKKKLPKSAEAYREVLRKELSVNNGKLMREFDYLYDTLHIAGYYRGLIHETDMVKAALKATEVFIKKVTG
- a CDS encoding glycosyltransferase family 39 protein, whose translation is MLKKLLIIFVFMMVLFIHIFKLSEIPRGFFVDETSIGNNAYLIAKHGFDEYKIPYPLFFRAFGEYKNPLYIYVNAIVFKVHGFSEFYLRFTSFLFFSIFLLVFFFLIKRIFPDNKKILLYALISAGTLPWFFIISRIAFEAVSQLTVITLLLFFIYKTYEEDFLINSSNLFFAIVAGFFLGLSVYSYTSSRLIAFPMAVAVVFIYRRRRYLLRNISFVLSFLISLIPYAVFVKRNPDALTVRFKETTYLYDPGLSFFEKTLLFIKNYISFFSPEYLLTKGDVNLRLGIGNFGLMYVTVFALFIFWIYLALRKRHVFENKFVRLLAAFLVISPVAGALTFECPQSLRGLLIALFMLILSAYAFDELKHYKAVRFLSPSVFITLILQAAVFLYLYFYVYPPKTVEAFIGYGFKYAYKKGIDYNPKKLTLINDEFFTYVRFYKYVLEKEGGYFNPALADKTNGTCYLYYNKTEKADRALNEICSGTDYLDDGLPGSRFRVRCCR